The sequence below is a genomic window from Bradyrhizobium septentrionale.
CGATCTCATGGTCGCCGACGGCGAACTCTTGGCGCTGCTCGGCCCGTCCGGCTCCGGCAAGACGACGCTGCTGCGGATCATCGCGGGACTGGACTGGCCCGACAGCGGCGAGGTCGCGATCGACGGCGAGAATGCGCTCTCGCGCGGCGCCAGCGAGCGTCAGGTCGGCTTCGTGTTCCAGCACTACGCGCTGTTCCGCCACATGACGGTGTTCGAGAACGTCGCGTTCGGGCTGCGCGTACAGCCGCGCGCGATCCGCAAGGACGAAGCGACGATCCGCGCCCGGGTCAAGGAATTGCTCGACCTGGTGCAGCTCGATTGGCTGGCCAACCGCTATCCCAGCCAGCTGTCCGGCGGCCAGCGGCAACGCATTGCGCTGGCGCGTGCGCTCGCGATCGAGCCGCGCATTCTGCTGCTCGACGAACCGTTCGGCGCGCTCGATGCCAAGGTGCGCAAGGAGCTCAGGCAATGGCTGCGCTCGCTGCACAACGAGATCCACGTCACCTCGATCTTCGTCACCCACGACCAGGAGGAGGCGCTCGAAGTCGCCAACCGCGTCGTGGTGATGGACAAGGGCAAGATCGAGCAGATCGGCTCGCCCGGCGAGGTCTATGACAATCCGGCGACCGCTTTCGTGCACGGCTTCATCGGCGAATCCATCGTGCTTCCGGTCGACGTGGCCGGCGATGCGGTGCGGCTGGACGGCCGCCCGCTGAACATTCCGGCGCTCGGCGCGG
It includes:
- a CDS encoding sulfate/molybdate ABC transporter ATP-binding protein, yielding MAIEVKNIVKTFGSFAALDNVDLMVADGELLALLGPSGSGKTTLLRIIAGLDWPDSGEVAIDGENALSRGASERQVGFVFQHYALFRHMTVFENVAFGLRVQPRAIRKDEATIRARVKELLDLVQLDWLANRYPSQLSGGQRQRIALARALAIEPRILLLDEPFGALDAKVRKELRQWLRSLHNEIHVTSIFVTHDQEEALEVANRVVVMDKGKIEQIGSPGEVYDNPATAFVHGFIGESIVLPVDVAGDAVRLDGRPLNIPALGAASGAAKLFVRRHDMAVGPAGSGALEGAIRHVRSFGPIQRAEVALSGSEGKTVIEIDAPRDRELQAGEIVSLQPRRYRIFAAQE